One region of Miscanthus floridulus cultivar M001 chromosome 19, ASM1932011v1, whole genome shotgun sequence genomic DNA includes:
- the LOC136528513 gene encoding putative expansin-B14, giving the protein MASKQIGRVVVLSCFIAIMALAFRPCASVEPMDGGWSDAGATWYGPANGAGTDGGACGYQGAVDQPPFSSMITAGSNSIYQDGKGCGTCYQVKCTGHASCSGSPVTVVLTDLCPGACQSEPVHFDLSGTAFGAMAKPGQADQLRNAGRLPVQYTRVPCNWNGVDVAFRVDAGSNANYLAMAIEYESGDGDLRAVELQMQSSAAWVPMERSWGAVWRYNSGSSLQGPLSVRLTSGSGNTLVASNVIPAGWQPGNTYRSVVNFGQN; this is encoded by the exons ATGGCTTCCAAGCAGATCGGCCGGGTCGTCGTCTTGTCCTGCTTCATTGCCATCATGGCTCTGGCCTTCCGTCCCTGCGCATCCGTCGAGCCCATGGACGGCGGCTGGTCGGACGCCGGCGCCACCTGGTACGGCCCTGCCAACGGCGCTGGGACCGACG GTGGTGCGTGTGGGTACCAGGGTGCCGTCGACCAGCCGCCCTTCTCGTCAATGATCACCGCCGGCAGCAATTCCATCTACCAGGACGGCAAGGGCTGCGGCACCTGCTACCAG GTGAAGTGCACCGGCCACGCGTCGTGCTCCGGCAGCCCGGTGACAGTGGTCCTCACTGACCTGTGCCCCGGCGCGTGCCAGTCGGAGCCCGTTCACTTCGACCTGAGCGGGACGGCGTTCGGTGCCATGGCGAAACCCGGCCAGGCCGACCAGCTACGGAACGCCGGCCGCCTCCCAGTCCAGTACACTCG GGTGCCGTGCAACTGGAACGGCGTGGACGTCGCCTTCAGGGTGGACGCCGGCTCAAACGCCAACTACCTGGCCATGGCCATCGAGTACGAGTCCGGGGACGGGGACCTCCGCGCCGTGGAGCTGCAGATGCAGAGCAGCGCGGCGTGGGTGCCCATGGAACGCTCCTGGGGCGCGGTGTGGCGCTACAACTCCGGCTCCAGTCTGCAGGGCCCCCTATCTGTCCGCCTCACCTCCGGCTCCGGCAACACCCTCGTCGCCAGCAACGTCATCCCCGCCGGATGGCAGCCCGGCAACACCTACCGCTCCGTCGTCAACTTCGGACAAAACTGA